The Polyangium mundeleinium genome contains the following window.
CCGCCCGTGAACGAAGGCCGCGGCGCCGAAGGGCACCGCGGCCTTTTTCGTGTCCGCACATTTGCGCGTACATTCGAAACGAAGACGCCGCCCCGAAGGACGGCGTTTCGTTCCTTTCCGCGCGCCGCTTTACTTGCAGGCGTCGGTGAACGTGCCCTGGAGCATCTGCGATTCCGCGTCGTAGTACAGGCCGGAGAGCTGCTCCTTGGTCTTGCCGGTTCCATCGTCGGACAGGCAGAACACCTGGACGTTCGCTGCGGGATCATTCGTCACGGGGTCGAAGTCGAGCGGGCCGAAGGCGCCGTTGTAATCGATCGACTTGTATTCGCCCGACATGAGCTTCTTCATCGTATCGCTGAGCTTGCCCGGGCCGGAGTTGATCTCGGCGACCATGGCAGGATCCGCGTTCGACATCTTTGTCATCCCCTCGGCGAGTTTCCGGCCCGTGATGACGCCGTCGGCGATGGTCGACGCGCTGTAGAACAGCAGGTAGGCGGCGTCGTACGCGCTCGCGGCGCCGAGGATCGAGGGATCGCCATTCTCGGTCCCGAACGTCGTCCCGTACAGGTTCACGAAGAGCTGGTAGTTCTGGTCAGTGTTCCGCGGACCGGGCACGACGCCCGTGGTGCGCTTGCGCCAGTCGGCCTTTGCCGCTGCATCCGCCCCGACGTCGATGGCACCCGCGAGCGCGCCGGTGTTGTAGTTCGAGTCGGAGAAGACGTACCGCGGCTTGTACCCGAGCGCGCTGTTCCACCCGATCTCGATGGGGCCGTACAGCGACGACACGGCCTCGCCCGTTCCGAACATCAGGACGATGTGCGAGCCGTGGTTCTTCACCGCTTCGATCGTCTCGGGGTACTTGGTCGTGCCTTCGGGATCGCCGTAGTCGACGAGGAGGAAGTTCTGGCCGTTCTCGAGCGCGGTCTTGCCGTTGAAGGTCAGCGTCGTCTCGAGGGCGGATCGGAGGCCCCGGCCGTAGGCGTCGCCCTTGTGGACGAGCGCGAGCTTGATCGGCTCGTCGGTGAGCCCAAGCTCCTCGCGGATCCGCACCTCGAGCTTCGGCACGTACTGCAGGATCGCGTTCGCCTGGAAGATGTCCGAAGGGACCGTGCGCCAGAGGAGCCCGGCCGTCGCGCCGGGGGGCTTGTCGGAGAGATCCGTCAACGCGATGCCCGTGGCGGACGCGCTGATGAGCAGCACGCCTGCATCGACCGTCGCCTGGTTGGCCGTCTCGATTGCGACGCCGCTGAACGCGCCGCCGATGATGGCCTGGACGCCGAGGTTATTGATGAGGTGCCTGGCCGCGTTGACGCTCGTGGTGGCCTCGCCCGCGTCGGTGCAGCCGATCATCACGACGGGGCGCGGGGACCCTCCCCCGACCGACGGCAGGCCGCCCACGTTCCCCTTCATGTCCCGGACCGCGAGCCGGATGCTGTTCTCCATCGACACGCCGATCTCGCCGTCGAAGCCCGTCGCCGTGGTCGGATGGATCGAGCCGATCAGGAAGGCGTTTTCGACCGTCGGATCCCCCTCGATGACCTGACACTCGGGGGACTTCAGCGGCTTGCACACGCCGGACGCCGCGCCGGGCGCCTTGCGGCAGAACTGCTCCGCGCCGGCCGCGCTGCATTCGCTCGTCTTCGCGCAGAGAACGTCGCCGCCGCCGACGCAGACCCCTTCCTCGCACTTCATGCCGTTCGGGCAATCCGTGTTCACGTCGCACTGCTTCGTGCTCGTGTCGACGACGACGGAGCAGGAGGGCGTGATCGCGACGATACCGAGCGCGAGCGCGAGCGCGCCGAGGAGGCCCCGCCGATATGAATTTCGCTTCTGCACGTCACCGCTCCCGCCAAAGGACAAATCCATGATCTTGCCTCGATCCTGCAACATTCTTCGAGTGAGATGATACCCGCGTGAAGGCGCGCGGGGAGCACGAAATGCGCGGCCCGTGGGCCTCGGATCGTTTTTCCGGGCCGGGCCGCTCACGTCTTTGCGGAGAGCGCGCGCTCCATCATCGCCGCGCGTTGCTCGATGAGCGCGAACGGCGCCGCGGGCGGGCCCACCTCCGTCGCAGCCACGAGCGCCGCTGCGAAGGCCACGATCGCGGCTTCGATCACACGCCCGAGCGGCCGATCGGCGCGCTCCGCAAGCCCCTCCAGCGCCGCCACCGCACCCATGAGCGCAGCGCGCACGGAGGCCGCAGCCGCGGGCGGCGCTGCGACGCCGGCATGCTGCGCGATCTCGTGCACCAAGGG
Protein-coding sequences here:
- a CDS encoding ABC transporter substrate-binding protein produces the protein MDLSFGGSGDVQKRNSYRRGLLGALALALGIVAITPSCSVVVDTSTKQCDVNTDCPNGMKCEEGVCVGGGDVLCAKTSECSAAGAEQFCRKAPGAASGVCKPLKSPECQVIEGDPTVENAFLIGSIHPTTATGFDGEIGVSMENSIRLAVRDMKGNVGGLPSVGGGSPRPVVMIGCTDAGEATTSVNAARHLINNLGVQAIIGGAFSGVAIETANQATVDAGVLLISASATGIALTDLSDKPPGATAGLLWRTVPSDIFQANAILQYVPKLEVRIREELGLTDEPIKLALVHKGDAYGRGLRSALETTLTFNGKTALENGQNFLLVDYGDPEGTTKYPETIEAVKNHGSHIVLMFGTGEAVSSLYGPIEIGWNSALGYKPRYVFSDSNYNTGALAGAIDVGADAAAKADWRKRTTGVVPGPRNTDQNYQLFVNLYGTTFGTENGDPSILGAASAYDAAYLLFYSASTIADGVITGRKLAEGMTKMSNADPAMVAEINSGPGKLSDTMKKLMSGEYKSIDYNGAFGPLDFDPVTNDPAANVQVFCLSDDGTGKTKEQLSGLYYDAESQMLQGTFTDACK